One window of Caldisericia bacterium genomic DNA carries:
- a CDS encoding alanine--glyoxylate aminotransferase family protein, with translation MLDKEFLMIPGPTPLPPRVIAAMTNPMINHRGPKFKKIFLESIELLKKILNTDGELYMFGSSGSGAMELAVQNFSLREDKVLVVDTGFFGQRFYEICLSFGRNPIRLKFPWGKRASIDEIIKILQEEKDIKTIFITHNETSTGIINDIKNISKKVKEIRDVLIVVDAVSSIGISEINMKDWNIDVVVAASQKGLMSPPGIGIVALNNKALEFALKNNTDSYYFSVKELKKRHDLGQPFTTFPVSVLFGLREALNLLFEEGLQNVYKRHENFKYLLRESLKLTNLSFLASYDDSSPCVTAILLPENISGDDFVKIVRERYNIELAGMFGDFKGKGFRIGHMGFINSNDLLVTVAGIECALKDLGHNFNFGEATKKFLELRREFDI, from the coding sequence ATGTTAGATAAAGAGTTTTTGATGATTCCTGGACCAACTCCACTTCCACCAAGAGTTATTGCTGCTATGACGAATCCTATGATAAATCATAGAGGTCCAAAATTTAAAAAGATCTTTCTTGAATCAATTGAACTATTGAAAAAAATATTAAATACAGATGGAGAGTTATATATGTTTGGTTCTTCAGGAAGCGGAGCAATGGAGCTTGCAGTTCAAAACTTTTCTTTAAGAGAAGATAAGGTATTAGTTGTGGATACAGGATTTTTCGGACAAAGATTTTATGAAATTTGTCTCTCTTTTGGAAGAAATCCTATTCGATTAAAATTTCCTTGGGGAAAAAGAGCATCAATTGATGAGATAATTAAAATTCTCCAAGAAGAAAAAGATATAAAAACTATTTTTATAACTCATAACGAAACCTCAACTGGAATAATTAATGATATTAAAAATATTTCAAAAAAAGTTAAAGAAATAAGAGATGTCTTAATTGTTGTTGATGCTGTTAGTTCAATAGGAATTTCAGAAATAAATATGAAAGATTGGAATATTGATGTTGTTGTTGCTGCTTCTCAAAAAGGTCTTATGTCACCACCAGGCATTGGTATTGTTGCACTAAATAATAAAGCGCTTGAGTTTGCGTTAAAAAACAATACAGATTCATATTATTTTAGTGTAAAAGAACTAAAAAAGAGACATGATTTAGGTCAACCATTTACAACTTTTCCAGTTTCTGTTCTTTTTGGCTTAAGAGAAGCACTTAATCTTCTTTTTGAAGAGGGGCTTCAAAATGTTTATAAAAGACACGAAAATTTTAAATATCTTTTAAGAGAGTCACTTAAATTGACTAATTTATCTTTTCTTGCTTCCTATGATGATTCATCACCTTGTGTAACTGCAATTTTGCTTCCAGAAAATATTTCAGGAGATGATTTTGTAAAAATAGTTAGAGAAAGATACAATATTGAACTTGCAGGAATGTTTGGAGACTTTAAAGGCAAAGGTTTTAGAATAGGTCATATGGGCTTTATTAACTCAAATGATCTATTAGTTACTGTTGCTGGAATAGAGTGCGCTTTAAAAGATTTAGGACACAACTTTAATTTTGGTGAAGCAACAAAGAAATTTCTTGAATTGAGAAGAGAGTTTGATATTTAA
- a CDS encoding nucleoside deaminase, translated as MKEYFDEFMKMAIEEAKKGLEEGGIPIGSVLVRKDGKVLGRGHNRRVQDGDPLAHAEIVAIRNAGRIGSYKDTILYSTLMPCYLCSGAIVQFGIKKVIVGESKTFSGAKEFLESHGVEVIDLDLPECKELMEKFIKENPKLWYEDIGEL; from the coding sequence ATGAAAGAGTATTTTGATGAATTTATGAAAATGGCAATTGAAGAGGCAAAAAAGGGGTTAGAAGAAGGTGGAATTCCTATTGGGTCAGTTTTAGTTAGAAAAGATGGAAAAGTTTTAGGTAGAGGACACAATAGAAGAGTTCAAGATGGAGATCCACTTGCACATGCTGAAATAGTTGCAATAAGAAATGCTGGTAGAATTGGAAGTTATAAAGATACAATTTTATATTCCACTCTCATGCCATGTTATCTCTGTTCTGGAGCTATAGTTCAATTTGGAATTAAAAAAGTAATTGTTGGTGAATCAAAAACTTTTTCAGGAGCAAAAGAATTTCTTGAATCACATGGAGTCGAAGTTATAGATTTGGATCTTCCAGAATGTAAAGAACTCATGGAAAAATTCATCAAAGAGAACCCTAAACTTTGGTATGAAGATATAGGAGAATTATAA
- a CDS encoding MATE family efflux transporter produces MKKVTLDEILNKPLFPIMWKLGWPVMISSILETVYHLADTFWLGHLPQGESGNAVAGLQLAFPSMWFLISFASGFAMAGVALVSQYTGARENEKANIAASQVVTLTLIFGTFLGILGFFFIPYLINLLTNAKEITSVANTYLKVIFLGFPFMFLNGIFRAVLVSYGDTLTPMYVTTFTNILNIFLDPVLIFGLGPFPKMGIVGAAIATIFSMFISSIIALYFLMSGKRGIHVKKEYLKPDFYWIKKIFKIGIPAAIGQSAEAFGFVVLTGIIGRLHNARVAIAAYGIGDRLLSFSFIAIDGLATGLTTIIGQSLGADRIDRASFAAKKGMFFMFIVLCIETFILVLFRKELVMLFIPKEIEIIEEGGRFMLYFAPAIPLFGVIRGIMSAFQASGHNAPNMFISFLRLWGLRVPLSYIFGFTLRLNSTGVWIGMTISNFITALVATFLFLKGGWKKKVIEEKVEVLV; encoded by the coding sequence ATGAAAAAGGTAACACTTGATGAAATTCTAAACAAACCTCTTTTTCCTATTATGTGGAAACTTGGATGGCCAGTAATGATTTCATCGATTCTTGAAACAGTATACCACCTTGCTGATACCTTTTGGCTTGGTCATCTACCACAAGGAGAGAGTGGAAATGCTGTTGCAGGGTTGCAACTTGCTTTTCCAAGCATGTGGTTTTTAATATCCTTTGCATCTGGTTTTGCAATGGCTGGAGTTGCTCTTGTATCTCAATATACTGGTGCGAGAGAAAATGAAAAAGCAAATATTGCGGCCTCACAAGTTGTCACTTTAACATTAATTTTTGGTACATTCCTTGGAATTTTAGGTTTCTTTTTTATTCCTTATTTAATAAATTTATTGACAAATGCAAAAGAGATTACATCAGTTGCAAATACATACCTTAAAGTTATTTTTTTAGGTTTTCCATTTATGTTTTTAAATGGAATTTTTAGAGCAGTTTTAGTATCTTATGGAGACACATTAACACCAATGTATGTTACCACCTTTACAAATATTTTAAACATATTTTTAGACCCAGTTTTGATTTTTGGATTGGGCCCATTTCCAAAAATGGGAATAGTTGGTGCTGCTATTGCAACAATATTCTCTATGTTTATCTCTTCAATTATTGCACTCTATTTTTTAATGAGTGGAAAAAGGGGTATACATGTAAAAAAAGAGTACCTGAAACCTGATTTTTATTGGATAAAAAAGATTTTTAAAATTGGGATTCCTGCTGCAATTGGTCAAAGTGCTGAAGCATTTGGTTTTGTAGTTTTGACTGGAATTATTGGAAGATTACACAACGCAAGAGTAGCAATTGCTGCATACGGAATAGGAGATAGACTGCTTTCTTTCTCATTTATTGCAATTGATGGACTTGCAACTGGTCTCACGACAATTATAGGACAATCTCTTGGTGCAGATAGAATTGATAGAGCATCTTTTGCAGCAAAAAAGGGTATGTTTTTTATGTTTATAGTTTTGTGCATTGAAACTTTTATTCTTGTCTTATTTAGAAAAGAACTTGTTATGTTATTTATTCCGAAAGAAATTGAAATTATAGAAGAGGGTGGAAGATTTATGCTTTATTTTGCACCAGCAATCCCATTATTTGGAGTGATAAGAGGTATTATGTCAGCATTTCAAGCATCAGGACACAATGCACCAAATATGTTTATTTCATTCTTAAGATTATGGGGATTAAGAGTTCCGTTGAGTTATATTTTTGGCTTCACATTAAGATTGAACTCCACTGGTGTTTGGATAGGAATGACTATCAGCAATTTTATAACTGCCTTAGTTGCAACATTTCTATTTTTAAAGGGTGGTTGGAAAAAGAAAGTAATTGAAGAGAAAGTAGAGGTATTAGTTTAG
- a CDS encoding DEAD/DEAH box helicase: protein MGERKRVIKDPLIEKLIESKNYKNNIRNIIELEEIQPRLISLDFLNDLIQEKLKKLGITHFYEYQKEVYESIKNRENLAIISPTASGKTLSFHIPIYEFIKSGERAIYVYPTKALTRDQERQILNLTNDINIGVYDGDTDLLSRKKIRESAQILFTNPEMIHYSILPYHTNWSRFISRLSYVVFDEAHIYNGVFGSNVASLIRRMKRVFNFYERDVKFVFSSATVGNPHEFFENLFGEKIKIVRGDGTPRKKKRFVFIKTPDERSILVEAMWITELLINSDYRGIAFMRSRKGVELLYRYLKERLDETLLKKVLPYRAGYSKERRREIERKLLHGEINFVISTNALELGIDIGELDVVLIVGYPGTISSFLQESGRAGRKREGYTIFIADKDPLNEYVVNHPEEIFEKGSENLIIDPTNPNLLKKHILCASYEIPIQKKEEFFIKEICEILKKEEKLKEIDGRFIPNVINFPHKNITLRSFEEDEFILYDENGKELERIDERRAYTEAHPGAVYYFEGESYVVREVDIRNKEIFLDKKEVDYYTQSLELVSTKIIKTIENKKEREIQIFYGDLEVTSLIYGYQKRKHFTNDLIGEYSLDLPKMVFETKGLWFTINEEIKREIIKDGLDFNGSIHALEHLLIGVFPLIAICDRRDLGGLSHPIHSDTDKPTIFIYDAYPGGIGFSKKGFDYIEKLLTYGYDVIKNCKCEDGCPSCIYSPKCGNKNKPLDKKGAILILEKILFFKNI from the coding sequence TTGGGTGAAAGGAAAAGAGTAATTAAAGACCCATTAATTGAAAAATTAATAGAATCGAAAAATTATAAAAACAATATAAGAAATATTATTGAATTAGAAGAAATACAGCCAAGATTAATCTCATTAGATTTTTTAAATGATTTAATTCAAGAAAAATTAAAAAAACTTGGAATAACTCATTTTTATGAATATCAAAAAGAGGTTTATGAATCAATAAAAAATAGAGAAAATTTAGCAATAATTTCACCCACTGCATCAGGAAAAACATTATCTTTTCACATTCCAATTTATGAATTTATAAAAAGTGGTGAAAGAGCAATTTATGTTTATCCAACAAAAGCATTAACAAGAGATCAAGAGAGACAAATTTTAAATTTGACCAACGATATCAACATAGGTGTTTATGATGGGGATACAGATCTTTTATCAAGAAAAAAAATTAGAGAAAGTGCACAAATTTTATTTACAAATCCTGAAATGATTCATTATTCAATTTTACCATATCACACAAATTGGAGTAGATTTATAAGTAGACTTTCATATGTTGTTTTTGATGAAGCACATATCTATAATGGTGTTTTTGGTTCAAATGTTGCATCTTTAATCAGAAGAATGAAAAGGGTTTTTAATTTTTACGAAAGAGATGTTAAATTTGTTTTTTCATCTGCAACTGTTGGAAATCCTCATGAATTTTTTGAAAATCTTTTTGGAGAGAAAATTAAAATTGTTAGAGGCGATGGCACTCCAAGAAAAAAGAAGAGGTTTGTTTTTATTAAAACTCCAGACGAAAGATCAATTTTGGTTGAAGCAATGTGGATAACAGAACTATTAATAAATTCAGATTACAGAGGTATTGCTTTTATGAGAAGTAGAAAAGGTGTAGAACTTCTTTATAGATATTTAAAAGAGAGATTAGACGAGACCCTTTTAAAAAAAGTTTTACCATATAGAGCAGGATATTCAAAAGAGAGAAGAAGGGAAATTGAAAGAAAACTTCTTCATGGTGAAATAAATTTTGTTATCTCGACAAATGCGCTTGAACTTGGAATTGATATTGGAGAACTTGATGTAGTTTTAATTGTGGGATACCCTGGAACAATTTCATCTTTTCTTCAAGAAAGTGGAAGAGCAGGAAGAAAAAGAGAAGGTTACACAATTTTTATCGCAGACAAAGATCCATTAAATGAATATGTTGTAAATCATCCAGAAGAAATTTTTGAAAAAGGAAGCGAAAATTTAATAATTGATCCAACAAATCCAAATTTGTTGAAAAAACATATTTTATGTGCATCATATGAAATACCAATTCAAAAAAAAGAGGAGTTTTTTATAAAAGAGATTTGTGAAATTTTAAAAAAGGAAGAAAAATTAAAAGAGATTGATGGAAGATTTATTCCAAATGTCATAAATTTTCCACATAAAAATATAACACTTAGAAGTTTTGAAGAAGATGAGTTTATTTTATATGATGAAAATGGAAAAGAACTTGAAAGAATTGATGAAAGAAGAGCCTATACTGAAGCACATCCTGGTGCAGTTTACTATTTTGAAGGTGAATCTTATGTTGTTAGAGAAGTTGATATAAGAAATAAAGAAATTTTTCTTGATAAAAAGGAGGTTGATTACTATACACAATCTCTTGAATTAGTATCAACAAAAATAATTAAAACAATCGAAAATAAAAAAGAGAGAGAAATTCAAATTTTTTATGGAGATCTTGAAGTAACTTCACTTATTTATGGATACCAAAAAAGAAAACACTTTACGAATGATTTAATTGGAGAGTATTCACTTGATTTACCAAAAATGGTTTTTGAAACAAAAGGACTTTGGTTTACAATAAATGAAGAAATAAAAAGAGAAATAATAAAAGATGGTTTAGATTTTAATGGATCAATTCATGCATTAGAGCACCTTTTAATTGGAGTTTTTCCTTTAATTGCAATATGTGATAGAAGAGACCTTGGAGGTCTTTCACATCCAATTCATTCTGATACAGATAAACCAACAATATTTATCTATGATGCTTATCCTGGAGGAATTGGATTTTCAAAAAAGGGTTTTGATTATATAGAAAAACTTTTAACATATGGCTATGATGTAATTAAAAATTGTAAATGTGAAGACGGTTGTCCTTCTTGTATTTATTCTCCAAAATGTGGAAATAAAAATAAACCCTTAGATAAAAAGGGTGCAATTTTAATATTAGAGAAAATTCTCTTTTTTAAAAATATTTAA
- a CDS encoding DUF4388 domain-containing protein, with protein sequence MGIEGNIKDFPLIDVLNLLSFGAKTGVLLISGKKNDESLTGEIYFQGGKIVDAVCGKKRGEEAFYSIFLMNEGNFTFKTQNINITPKIDKSFDNLLLEAIRKADEIKVLYSKIPDLNTLLETNPNVEASEIRLSADEWQVLNLFKEKKSIKDALKLSPFSEFETLKSIYLLLSFNLLTKAEEVEIDLSKIIPKRVISPVKDALSILGLSQPKTTCDKVLFKVDGVKSLQDIANELKISQKEILNCFIKLLKETKIIANISLERIKSIERLTKEE encoded by the coding sequence ATGGGAATAGAGGGCAACATTAAAGATTTTCCTTTAATTGATGTATTAAATCTTCTCTCCTTTGGAGCAAAAACAGGAGTTCTTTTAATTTCTGGCAAGAAAAATGATGAGTCATTAACTGGGGAAATATATTTTCAAGGAGGGAAAATTGTTGATGCTGTTTGTGGAAAAAAGAGAGGAGAGGAGGCTTTTTATTCTATATTTTTGATGAATGAAGGTAATTTTACTTTCAAAACCCAAAATATAAATATAACTCCAAAAATTGATAAAAGTTTTGATAATCTTTTACTTGAAGCAATTAGAAAGGCAGATGAAATAAAAGTTTTATACTCAAAAATACCAGACCTTAACACTCTTCTTGAGACAAACCCAAATGTAGAAGCAAGTGAAATCCGGTTATCAGCAGATGAGTGGCAAGTTTTAAATCTATTTAAAGAAAAGAAAAGTATAAAAGATGCTCTTAAACTTTCTCCTTTTTCTGAATTTGAAACTCTTAAATCAATTTATCTACTGCTATCATTTAACCTTTTAACAAAAGCAGAGGAAGTGGAAATTGATTTATCAAAAATTATTCCAAAAAGAGTAATCTCTCCTGTAAAAGATGCTTTATCAATTTTAGGTCTTTCTCAACCAAAAACAACTTGTGATAAAGTTCTGTTTAAAGTTGATGGAGTTAAAAGTTTGCAAGATATTGCAAATGAATTAAAGATCTCACAAAAAGAGATATTAAATTGTTTTATAAAACTTCTCAAGGAAACAAAAATTATTGCAAATATTTCTCTTGAAAGAATAAAATCAATTGAAAGATTAACAAAGGAGGAGTGA
- a CDS encoding SoxR reducing system RseC family protein, whose protein sequence is MKEIGRVIGTKEKFSLVEVGGSYCESCLSKEKCFFHREREKIVEAENLVNAKIGDLVLLNIPSKKYIFLTFIIYLIPILSMFIGALFGEYIFGKIYFKGENISSIIFGFLFLILSILLIRLTNKFLFLRPKIEEIVDENFLKNFDNKIA, encoded by the coding sequence ATGAAAGAGATTGGAAGAGTTATTGGAACAAAAGAGAAGTTTTCTTTAGTTGAAGTTGGTGGATCATATTGCGAAAGTTGTTTAAGTAAAGAGAAGTGTTTTTTTCATAGAGAAAGAGAGAAAATTGTTGAAGCAGAAAATTTAGTTAATGCAAAAATAGGGGATCTTGTTCTTTTAAACATACCATCAAAAAAGTATATTTTTTTAACTTTTATTATTTATTTAATTCCAATTCTCTCAATGTTTATTGGTGCTTTATTTGGTGAATATATTTTTGGTAAAATATATTTTAAAGGAGAAAACATATCTTCAATTATTTTTGGCTTTCTTTTTTTAATTTTATCAATTTTATTAATAAGACTAACTAATAAATTCCTTTTTTTAAGACCTAAAATAGAGGAAATAGTTGATGAAAATTTTTTAAAAAATTTTGATAATAAAATTGCTTGA
- a CDS encoding class I SAM-dependent methyltransferase: protein MKEWFLDFFDENYLTLYLKKQREELTLKQVNFIINSLSLKKGMKILDLGCGIGRHIIELGKRGFFGVGVDFNEKYIDIANKLKEGLQNVNFIKMDMREISFLEEFDAVLSMWTSFGYFSDEENLSLLKKINQSLKCGGKFLLDIENIFYMLKNLPKERWEREGDFYILERNELNYKISRLKTERVIIKEGTIKTYTRIYRIFTLKEIEHYLNKSYFKILNIYGGYDGEEYSNQSKRLIVISEKL, encoded by the coding sequence ATGAAAGAATGGTTTTTAGATTTTTTTGACGAAAATTATCTTACTCTTTATTTAAAAAAACAAAGAGAAGAACTTACTTTAAAACAGGTTAATTTTATTATCAATTCCTTATCTCTTAAAAAGGGAATGAAAATTTTGGATTTAGGATGTGGAATTGGGAGACATATTATTGAATTGGGGAAAAGGGGATTTTTTGGAGTAGGAGTTGATTTTAATGAAAAATATATTGATATTGCAAATAAATTAAAAGAAGGTCTTCAAAATGTCAACTTTATAAAAATGGATATGAGAGAAATTTCTTTTTTAGAAGAATTTGATGCAGTTCTTTCTATGTGGACAAGTTTTGGTTATTTTTCTGATGAAGAAAACCTCTCTTTACTTAAGAAAATTAACCAATCACTAAAATGTGGTGGAAAATTTTTGTTAGATATTGAAAATATTTTTTATATGCTAAAAAATCTTCCAAAAGAGAGGTGGGAAAGAGAAGGAGATTTTTATATTCTTGAAAGAAATGAATTAAATTATAAAATTAGTAGATTGAAAACTGAAAGAGTTATTATAAAAGAGGGAACAATTAAAACATATACAAGAATTTATAGAATTTTTACTTTAAAAGAGATTGAACATTATTTAAATAAATCATATTTTAAAATATTAAATATATATGGTGGATATGACGGTGAAGAATATTCAAATCAATCAAAGAGATTGATAGTCATCTCAGAAAAGTTATAA
- a CDS encoding DNA internalization-related competence protein ComEC/Rec2, translating to MRKLFKLIFLFFLISLFSIKFPILILFLFIPIIFIKRKDFLIFYIIFILLGVIRIYFYRTPKFLQLNENNLNGVVCSYEKENNFILKTDFGKILIYKNKTFSIKPGDFVSLEGYFLNDSKGNPGEESYYIYLLTEGIRSKFYANKVEIIKRNDGLISRIREKIYENFNSLGKLSEFIEGFILGGKNVDSEVKDLFKYSGVIHLFAISGIHLAILGGFFSIFLDPLLVIIILFIYLSIILFPVSAVRAFFMFSFCQIGKLFKKEIDILNTLLFSAILLILINPLNIISPSFLLTFLSTLSIITISGKFKKNILNFLITPSFITFGSFPILIYFFPFFSFVTLISNLLIVPLISIFLPIIFLFTLLSLLIKEIILILKPISFITEKVITFFANLPLSSIGVKKPNFLFIIFYFLLYFLIILILFKEIEFKKAKKLLFIFLVLSLFALSYSYINEFGRLKIIFFDVGEGDSILLKTPQNYTILVDGGGTFYKEKRSPGIRVLNSLKRLGINEIDYLIFTHEDSDHIEGLFHIVKREKIKNLLYPDINLNSYGLDLIKILKENNVKKEKLKRGDSFEIDGLKFYVLNPYKGGKDYLRANDNNNSLCLIGEFRNYKFLLSGDIENEVIEEIYSLYPDKLKDTFIFKVPHHGSVNSFNLKFYLLLNPKISIISVGPNNFNHPSDEIISSLLSLNSKIFRTDKDGAIEIEIFKNNLKIKNYNFSEMTINLFD from the coding sequence TTGAGGAAACTATTTAAATTAATTTTTCTTTTCTTTCTTATATCTCTTTTCTCTATTAAATTTCCTATTTTAATATTATTTCTTTTTATTCCAATTATTTTTATAAAAAGAAAAGACTTTTTAATTTTTTACATAATTTTTATACTTTTAGGAGTCATAAGAATTTATTTTTATAGAACACCTAAATTTCTTCAACTTAATGAAAATAATTTAAATGGAGTTGTTTGTTCTTATGAGAAAGAAAATAATTTTATATTAAAAACTGACTTTGGAAAAATTTTAATTTATAAAAATAAAACCTTTTCAATAAAACCAGGTGATTTTGTCTCTTTGGAGGGTTATTTTTTAAATGATTCTAAAGGTAATCCTGGAGAAGAAAGTTATTATATTTATTTATTAACCGAGGGAATAAGAAGTAAATTTTATGCTAATAAAGTAGAAATAATAAAAAGAAATGATGGTTTAATATCAAGAATAAGAGAAAAAATTTATGAAAATTTTAATTCTCTTGGAAAATTATCTGAGTTTATTGAAGGATTTATTCTTGGTGGAAAAAACGTTGATAGTGAGGTTAAAGATCTATTTAAATATAGTGGAGTAATTCACCTTTTTGCAATTTCTGGAATCCATCTTGCAATTTTAGGAGGATTTTTCTCAATTTTTCTTGATCCATTACTTGTTATAATAATTCTTTTTATATATCTTTCTATTATTCTATTTCCTGTTTCTGCAGTTAGAGCATTTTTTATGTTTTCTTTTTGTCAAATAGGAAAGTTATTTAAAAAAGAAATTGATATATTGAACACTCTCTTATTTTCAGCAATTCTTCTTATTTTAATAAATCCATTAAATATAATTTCACCATCTTTTTTATTAACATTTTTATCAACCCTTTCAATAATTACAATTTCAGGTAAATTTAAAAAGAACATTTTAAACTTTTTGATTACTCCATCTTTTATAACATTTGGTTCTTTTCCAATTCTTATATACTTTTTTCCGTTCTTCTCATTTGTAACACTTATTTCAAATTTATTAATTGTTCCTTTAATATCAATTTTTCTTCCAATTATATTTTTATTTACACTTCTTTCTTTATTAATTAAAGAGATAATTTTAATTCTTAAACCAATTTCTTTTATAACTGAGAAAGTAATTACATTTTTTGCTAATTTACCTTTATCTTCAATTGGAGTTAAAAAGCCTAATTTTCTTTTTATTATTTTCTATTTTCTTCTCTATTTTCTTATTATTTTAATACTATTTAAAGAAATTGAATTTAAAAAAGCCAAGAAACTTTTATTTATTTTTTTGGTTTTATCTTTATTTGCACTCTCTTACTCTTATATTAATGAATTTGGAAGATTAAAAATAATATTTTTTGATGTTGGAGAGGGAGATTCAATTCTTTTAAAAACACCTCAAAATTATACGATTTTAGTTGATGGAGGTGGGACTTTTTATAAAGAAAAGAGAAGTCCTGGAATTAGAGTTTTAAATTCATTAAAAAGATTAGGAATCAATGAAATTGATTATCTTATTTTTACCCATGAGGATAGCGATCATATTGAGGGTCTTTTTCATATTGTAAAAAGAGAAAAAATTAAAAATTTGCTTTATCCAGATATAAATTTAAACTCTTATGGATTAGATTTAATAAAAATTCTTAAAGAAAATAATGTAAAAAAGGAAAAATTAAAAAGAGGAGATAGTTTTGAAATAGATGGCTTAAAGTTTTATGTTTTAAATCCATATAAAGGGGGGAAAGACTATTTAAGAGCAAATGATAACAATAATTCACTATGTTTAATAGGTGAATTTAGAAATTATAAATTTCTTTTGAGTGGAGATATTGAAAATGAAGTAATTGAAGAGATATACTCACTTTATCCAGATAAACTAAAAGATACTTTCATTTTTAAAGTCCCTCACCATGGAAGTGTAAACTCGTTTAATTTAAAATTTTATTTACTTTTAAACCCTAAAATATCAATTATATCTGTTGGACCAAACAATTTTAATCATCCTTCAGATGAAATAATTTCTTCACTTTTATCTTTAAATTCAAAAATTTTTAGAACTGATAAAGATGGTGCGATTGAGATAGAAATTTTTAAAAATAACTTAAAAATAAAAAATTATAACTTTTCTGAGATGACTATCAATCTCTTTGATTGA
- a CDS encoding helix-hairpin-helix domain-containing protein produces MVLEKREWIIISIISFILGIIVGFYSSKLSTKENLSFVETKEKIYVQISGEIKYPGVYEMENGDRVFQLVEKAGGLTENADLNSINLSKKLIDGEKIIIFSKKSINENETSISQSGTVSSQSKSNLININTASKEELESLPGIGPTLAQKIIDYRETNGYFQTIEDIKKVSGIGDKKFEAIKNLITVGP; encoded by the coding sequence TTGGTTTTAGAAAAAAGAGAATGGATAATTATTTCAATAATTTCTTTTATTTTAGGAATTATTGTTGGATTTTATTCATCAAAATTGAGTACAAAAGAAAATTTATCTTTTGTGGAAACAAAAGAAAAAATTTATGTTCAGATAAGTGGTGAGATAAAATATCCTGGTGTATATGAAATGGAAAATGGAGATAGGGTTTTTCAACTTGTTGAAAAAGCAGGTGGTCTTACTGAAAATGCAGATTTAAATTCAATTAATCTATCCAAAAAGTTAATAGATGGAGAGAAGATAATAATTTTTTCGAAAAAGAGCATAAATGAAAATGAGACATCAATTTCTCAATCAGGAACCGTATCTTCTCAATCAAAATCAAATCTAATAAATATAAATACTGCATCAAAAGAAGAACTTGAGTCTCTTCCAGGAATTGGACCAACTCTTGCTCAAAAAATTATAGATTATAGAGAAACTAATGGATATTTTCAAACAATTGAAGATATTAAGAAAGTATCGGGAATAGGTGATAAAAAGTTTGAAGCAATTAAAAATTTAATAACAGTTGGTCCTTGA